CAACCTTATCTGTTTTTGCGTCGATAGCCGTGGCATTGGAAGACCTGCCGTTAAATGTAAACACCCTTTGTGAAAACGGATCATAAATTATGGCATCGGGATTCTTTCCTGTTACACGGATACTGCCGGTTACCTTAAGGGTTTTAAGGTTAAAGACCGTTACTGTGTCGCTTTTTCCGTTACTGATAAAGCCCTTATTAAAATCGTATGCAATGGCAATGCCATGTACGCCATTAAGGCCTGTTATTTCGCCTGAAAGCTTATTGGTGTTAAGATTAACTGCATGGACCTTATTGCCGTGTGAGACGAAGAGCTGGTGATTGACCGAGTCGACGATGCAGTAATCCCACCTATCACTCCCTCCTATATTGATTGCCCCGGTAACCTTATAGCCGGCGGGCTGGGAAAAGAGTTGTCCTGCCTGAAGGAGCAGGAATAAGGTTACTGTAAGGCCTGGCAGATATATATATCTTCTCATTTTTTCTCCTTTTGGAAGTAGTTGTTAAATATAAAATAACATTTCAAAGTGAAAATGATATGAAAATCCGGGTAGTAAGAAGATGGGGGTAATAGCAGAAAACCGTCCCTTTTGAGGACGGTATGCATTCTGCTAAAAATATTATTATGAGGCTGAGGGATAACTATTTCCCGGCTACGGATGCCTGGGCAACCATATTAGGCGGAATGGGATCGGGCACCTTATTGCTAATTGGTTTAATGGATTTAAGGTATGTAAAGACTGCCTTCAGGTCCTGGTCGGTTAAGCCGGCCACACTTTGCCAGGGCATAGGTGGCAGTATAGGGCGGCCGCTTCCCATATGTTTTCCTTCTCTCATTGCCTTAACGAATACGTTCTCATCCCAGCTTCCAATTCCTGTCTGGTCGTCGGGAGTAATATTTGCGGGGAAAGTAACGCCCCATGGTCCGGCCCAGGCTGTAAGGTCCATGCTGGTATAGACCCATTTGGAATTAGTGACCGATGTATCGATTGGGGCCAGCGGTGTGCCGGCGGGATGGCCGGAGAGGAGCCGGGTTGAGTCGGGTACGGGGCCCTGGGCAGTCATAACCTTAGGTGAATGGCAGTCGTTGCATCCTCCGAAATTAACGAGGTATTTGCCGCGGGCAACGAGTTCATCGTGTGACATATTCTTATTCTCTTTATTTTGGTTTGAGCACTGAAGCTGGGTCAAAACAAAAAGAATAAACGCAAATGTAATCACCGAAGCGGATACATATTTCTTCATTATTTATTCCTTCCTTCATAGAACATTAAAAGACAAATTATTTATTTAATTTTTTCAGCCCCGCAGGACCGGGGTTTCAATAACGTATATACATTTAGGAAGATTATCAATGGTGTCCCGATTTTTGGGATTTACCTGGTGGTTTAGAGTAAGGCGGCAAAAAAAGAGATCTGTATGATAAGAGGCTTTCTTTTAGTAAATTTGTATTAAAATATGACGGGTATTCAGATGCCGGTATTTAACAAATAAGCTTAAAATCAAAAGGAGTTAAAGAATGCCAAAAGATATTGATCCGCATGGTACAGTAAAGCAGGATAACAGGTGGGCTGTAAAAAGATCGGGAAAAGCAAAAGCAGAGAGCGCTGAATCCAAACAGAATAAAATTCTGGAGAAGGCCAGGGAGATAGCGAAGAAGAAAAACACAAATAAGGATTAAGGCTCAAAGAGTAAACGAAAGGATCTGCAGCAATAATGCAGCCGCAATTGTAAAAATGTTTTGAGGATATACAAAACTGACAGGCCGGAACTTAATAGTTTCCCGGCCTTTTTAATTTTAAACGGTTCGGGCTTCTTCAGCAGATCCGGAATTGAATAAACAAATTATTTCCACATATATATTATCAAATACTCTCTGAAGATGCAACTATGAAGATATTTTTCTTCTTTTTAACTTCCGGTACATGGAAAAATAATAATTGAGAATTTTAGCGGCTTTTCTATTTCAGAAATAAGTCTAAACCGGTTAAACAATTGGAGGAAACATTATGAAAATTACAGTCTTTAACGGAAGTCCGAGGGCAAAGCTGGGTAACACGAACGTTATAGTTGAGAATTTTCTTGAGGGTGCAAGGCAGGCAGGCGCCGAGGCTGAGCAGGTTTATTTAGCAAAGTATAAAATAAACCCATGCCGGGGGTGCAAGACGTGCTGGGAAAAAACTCCGGGCAAATGTGCGCAGAAGGACGACATGGCGGAGCTGATAGATAAAGTTATATCGTCGGATGTAATGGGTTTTGCCACGCCTGTTTATGCCGATAATGTAAGCGGCACGCTTAAGAACTTTATTGACAGGCTGATAGTAATTGGTGATCCTCACTGGGTGAAGGATGAGTTTGGGGAATGCCGTCATGTGCTGCGTTATGAAAAACCGAACAGGCTCCTGGTTTTTTCGAACTGCGGTTTTCCGGAGCAGAGTCACTTCCAGGTATTGCGTCTGTTGTTTAAGAGGATGGCGAGGAACCTGGGCTGGAGCATAATGGGGGAAGTCTACAGGGCAGGCGGAGCGCTTTTGACTTCAAAGGATGAAAATACTATTCCGTTTATCGAGAAGTACAAGCAGCTGCTGAAGAAAGCCGGGATTGAAGCAGTAGAGCAGGGGAGGATAAGCGAAGAGACCTCGGCAGAGCTTGAAAAGCCGCTATTGCCCATTCCCAATTTTACGGATGTTTTTTTCAGGCGTGTAAATCAGATTTGTGATGAGATGGATTTAAGGTTTAAATAGACCATATATATCCCCTCTTTCTTAATCTCTCTTCCCGAAAGTGAGATGCAATTTGGGAGTTCCATAAATTATACAGCAGCAGCCTTCGTGTGCTGCGGGTGTTCTTTGGTATCCTCTGCGATACAGAGTTTCACGTGCAGCACACTGCAAACCTTTAATAAGGTTGTCACGTTAAAGCTGATTCCGTTTTCTAACTTTGAGACCTGCTGTTGGGTCAACTCTGCCATCCGGGCAAGTTCAGATTGCGTAAGCCCATTCTTTTCTCTGACCTTTGCGAGCTCTACGGCTATTTCGAGAATAAGTCTTTCCTGTTTGTAAAGTTTTGCAAACTCCGGTTTCTTGAGTTTTTCCTGTAATTTCTTATGGTAGTTGATCATATTATACCCTTTGTCATTTAATTCTACATCTTCGCAGCAGTCTGCACTAGAATTGTGAGTTTTAGTGCAGACTGTACGTACCATCATTTATAATGATGCTGCATTCGGGTTATGCTTCGTATTGCTTATCTAATTTCTGCCTTGTAAATCTCTGGCAGAAATCCTCACGATGAGCGATTGCCTTGTCAATCTCCTCATCTGGTACTTTATCTGTATTCTTTACAAAAGTATGGCTAAGAACGATATAGTTCCCATAACAGAAGAAATATAAGGTCCTTGTCTGTTTTCCCGATAATTTAACCCTAAGCTCATGAATGCCATCTCTTAATAAGTCGGCATAAGGTCTAGGCAGCTGTGGACCATCTGCTTCCAGTTTGTCAATAAAGGAGTATATTTTTACCTGGTCCCCCTCCTTTCTACTTTCGATAAAGGCATCTACTTCAGAATATCCTTCATGATCTTCATATGCAATTACACGATATTTGTTCATCTTTATTAATGGTTGTTCACATCAGTATTGATGTAATACAAAGATACATCAATTTTGACGTAAAGTCAAGTATTAATCTCTTCCATACAATACCATGCTGCGGAAATTTGTGATCTTATTGCGCATTTAGCGAAAGAAAAAAGAATAAAATGGTTAAGAAAGGATTATTAAAAGTTATTACGGTCAAGAAATTATTAAATTATTTATTTCCCGCAGGCAACTTTTCTTACTATTTTGCGTCTAGTTAGTAAATACACTTTCAGGTCTTATGCAGAATAACTCAATCATAGACTTCACCCTTACTTATAATAAGTTCAAAGAGCCTCTCTTTAACTATGTCATAAAGATCGTCAGATCTGAAATGCTGGCAGAAGATATCGTTCATAATACCTTCATGAAGCTTTATGATAATCTCAGTCACATCAGAAACTATGAACGAATCGAAATATGGATCTTTACTACTGCCCGCAATGAGGCATTCAGCCATTTCAGGAAGAAAATCAATAAGTA
The DNA window shown above is from Ignavibacteria bacterium and carries:
- a CDS encoding cytochrome c, whose protein sequence is MKKYVSASVITFAFILFVLTQLQCSNQNKENKNMSHDELVARGKYLVNFGGCNDCHSPKVMTAQGPVPDSTRLLSGHPAGTPLAPIDTSVTNSKWVYTSMDLTAWAGPWGVTFPANITPDDQTGIGSWDENVFVKAMREGKHMGSGRPILPPMPWQSVAGLTDQDLKAVFTYLKSIKPISNKVPDPIPPNMVAQASVAGK
- a CDS encoding DUF2188 domain-containing protein — translated: MPKDIDPHGTVKQDNRWAVKRSGKAKAESAESKQNKILEKAREIAKKKNTNKD
- a CDS encoding flavodoxin family protein codes for the protein MKITVFNGSPRAKLGNTNVIVENFLEGARQAGAEAEQVYLAKYKINPCRGCKTCWEKTPGKCAQKDDMAELIDKVISSDVMGFATPVYADNVSGTLKNFIDRLIVIGDPHWVKDEFGECRHVLRYEKPNRLLVFSNCGFPEQSHFQVLRLLFKRMARNLGWSIMGEVYRAGGALLTSKDENTIPFIEKYKQLLKKAGIEAVEQGRISEETSAELEKPLLPIPNFTDVFFRRVNQICDEMDLRFK
- a CDS encoding helix-turn-helix transcriptional regulator; its protein translation is MINYHKKLQEKLKKPEFAKLYKQERLILEIAVELAKVREKNGLTQSELARMAELTQQQVSKLENGISFNVTTLLKVCSVLHVKLCIAEDTKEHPQHTKAAAV
- a CDS encoding type II toxin-antitoxin system RelE/ParE family toxin, with translation MNKYRVIAYEDHEGYSEVDAFIESRKEGDQVKIYSFIDKLEADGPQLPRPYADLLRDGIHELRVKLSGKQTRTLYFFCYGNYIVLSHTFVKNTDKVPDEEIDKAIAHREDFCQRFTRQKLDKQYEA